A stretch of the Pan troglodytes isolate AG18354 chromosome 20, NHGRI_mPanTro3-v2.0_pri, whole genome shotgun sequence genome encodes the following:
- the IRGC gene encoding interferon-inducible GTPase 5 isoform X1, protein MPRPRRCEWLPSPLQALRITHPVTLSCPPPPSEPLATMATSKLPVVPGEEENTILMAKERLEALRTAFESGDLPQAASHLQELLASTESIRLEVGVTGESGAGKSSLINALRGLEAEDPGAALTGVMETTMQPSPYPHPQFPDVTLWDLPGAGSPGCPADKYLKQVDFSRYDFFLLVSPRRCGAVETRLAAEILCQGKKFYFVRTKVDEDLAATRTQRPSGFREAAVLQEIRDHCAERLREAGVADPRIFLVSNLSPARYDFPTLVSTWEHDLPSHRRHAGLLSLPDISLEALQKKKAMLQEQVLKTALVLGVIQALPVPGLAAAYDDALLIHSLRGYHRSFGLDDDSLAKLAEQVGKQAGDLRSVIRSPLANEVSPETVLRLYSQSSDGAMRVARAFERGIPVFGTLVAGGISFGAVYTMLQGCLNEMAEDAQRVRIKALEDDEPQPEVSLEVASDNGVEKGGSGEGGGEEAPLSTCRKLGLLLKYILDSWKKHDSEEK, encoded by the coding sequence GAAAACACCATCCTTATGGCCAAGGAAAGGCTGGAGGCCCTGCGCACAGCCTTTGAGTCAGGTGACCTCCCCCAGGCCGCCTCTCACCTCCAGGAGCTGCTGGCCTCCACGGAAAGCATCCGCCTGGAGGTGGGCGTCACGGGCGAGTCGGGCGCGGGCAAGTCCTCCCTCATCAATGCCCTGCGTGGCCTGGAGGCCGAGGACCCTGGCGCGGCTCTCACGGGCGTCATGGAGACCACGATGCAACCGTCGCCCTATCCGCACCCACAGTTCCCTGACGTGACCCTCTGGGACCTGCCAGGAGCCGGCTCTCCAGGCTGCCCGGCTGACAAGTACCTAAAGCAGGTAGACTTCAGCCGCTATGACTTCTTCCTGCTGGTCTCCCCCCGCCGCTGCGGGGCcgtcgagacccgcctggccgcCGAGATCCTGTGCCAGGGCAAGAAGTTCTACTTTGTGCGCACCAAGGTGGACGAGGACCTGGCGGCCACGCGCACCCAGCGGCCGTCGGGCTTCAGAGAGGCCGCTGTCCTGCAGGAGATCCGAGACCACTGTGCCGAGCGGCTGCGGGAGGCCGGCGTGGCTGACCCTCGCATCTTCCTGGTGTCCAACCTCTCGCCGGCCCGCTACGACTTTCCCACGCTGGTGTCCACCTGGGAGCACGACCTGCCCTCCCACCGGCGCCACGCTGGCCTGCTGTCGCTCCCCGACATCTCGCTGGAGGCCTTGCAGAAGAAGAAGGCCATGCTTCAAGAGCAAGTCCTCAAGACCGCCCTGGTGTTGGGCGTCATCCAGGCCCTGCCGGTCCCAGGGCTGGCGGCCGCCTACGATGATGCGTTGCTCATCCACTCACTGCGTGGCTACCACCGCAGCTTTGGTCTGGACGACGACTCGCTGGCCAAGCTGGCCGAGCAGGTGGGCAAACAGGCAGGTGACCTGCGCTCGGTCATCCGCTCCCCACTGGCCAACGAGGTCTCGCCTGAGACTGTCCTGCGGCTCTATTCCCAGTCGTCCGACGGCGCCATGCGGGTGGCCCGCGCCTTTGAGAGGGGCATCCCTGTGTTTGGGACGCTGGTGGCTGGCGGCATCAGCTTTGGCGCTGTCTACACCATGCTCCAGGGCTGCCTCAACGAGATGGCTGAGGACGCCCAGCGTGTCCGCATCAAGGCCCTGGAGGACGACGAGCCGCAGCCGGAGGTCAGCTTGGAAGTGGCCAGTGACAATGGCGTGGAAAAGGGGGGGTccggggagggaggtggggaggaagccCCACTCTCAACCTGCAGGAAGCTCGGCCTCCTTCTTAAGTACATTCTGGACAGCTGGAAGAAACACGActcagaagagaaataa
- the IRGC gene encoding interferon-inducible GTPase 5 isoform X2 codes for MATSKLPVVPGEEENTILMAKERLEALRTAFESGDLPQAASHLQELLASTESIRLEVGVTGESGAGKSSLINALRGLEAEDPGAALTGVMETTMQPSPYPHPQFPDVTLWDLPGAGSPGCPADKYLKQVDFSRYDFFLLVSPRRCGAVETRLAAEILCQGKKFYFVRTKVDEDLAATRTQRPSGFREAAVLQEIRDHCAERLREAGVADPRIFLVSNLSPARYDFPTLVSTWEHDLPSHRRHAGLLSLPDISLEALQKKKAMLQEQVLKTALVLGVIQALPVPGLAAAYDDALLIHSLRGYHRSFGLDDDSLAKLAEQVGKQAGDLRSVIRSPLANEVSPETVLRLYSQSSDGAMRVARAFERGIPVFGTLVAGGISFGAVYTMLQGCLNEMAEDAQRVRIKALEDDEPQPEVSLEVASDNGVEKGGSGEGGGEEAPLSTCRKLGLLLKYILDSWKKHDSEEK; via the coding sequence GAAAACACCATCCTTATGGCCAAGGAAAGGCTGGAGGCCCTGCGCACAGCCTTTGAGTCAGGTGACCTCCCCCAGGCCGCCTCTCACCTCCAGGAGCTGCTGGCCTCCACGGAAAGCATCCGCCTGGAGGTGGGCGTCACGGGCGAGTCGGGCGCGGGCAAGTCCTCCCTCATCAATGCCCTGCGTGGCCTGGAGGCCGAGGACCCTGGCGCGGCTCTCACGGGCGTCATGGAGACCACGATGCAACCGTCGCCCTATCCGCACCCACAGTTCCCTGACGTGACCCTCTGGGACCTGCCAGGAGCCGGCTCTCCAGGCTGCCCGGCTGACAAGTACCTAAAGCAGGTAGACTTCAGCCGCTATGACTTCTTCCTGCTGGTCTCCCCCCGCCGCTGCGGGGCcgtcgagacccgcctggccgcCGAGATCCTGTGCCAGGGCAAGAAGTTCTACTTTGTGCGCACCAAGGTGGACGAGGACCTGGCGGCCACGCGCACCCAGCGGCCGTCGGGCTTCAGAGAGGCCGCTGTCCTGCAGGAGATCCGAGACCACTGTGCCGAGCGGCTGCGGGAGGCCGGCGTGGCTGACCCTCGCATCTTCCTGGTGTCCAACCTCTCGCCGGCCCGCTACGACTTTCCCACGCTGGTGTCCACCTGGGAGCACGACCTGCCCTCCCACCGGCGCCACGCTGGCCTGCTGTCGCTCCCCGACATCTCGCTGGAGGCCTTGCAGAAGAAGAAGGCCATGCTTCAAGAGCAAGTCCTCAAGACCGCCCTGGTGTTGGGCGTCATCCAGGCCCTGCCGGTCCCAGGGCTGGCGGCCGCCTACGATGATGCGTTGCTCATCCACTCACTGCGTGGCTACCACCGCAGCTTTGGTCTGGACGACGACTCGCTGGCCAAGCTGGCCGAGCAGGTGGGCAAACAGGCAGGTGACCTGCGCTCGGTCATCCGCTCCCCACTGGCCAACGAGGTCTCGCCTGAGACTGTCCTGCGGCTCTATTCCCAGTCGTCCGACGGCGCCATGCGGGTGGCCCGCGCCTTTGAGAGGGGCATCCCTGTGTTTGGGACGCTGGTGGCTGGCGGCATCAGCTTTGGCGCTGTCTACACCATGCTCCAGGGCTGCCTCAACGAGATGGCTGAGGACGCCCAGCGTGTCCGCATCAAGGCCCTGGAGGACGACGAGCCGCAGCCGGAGGTCAGCTTGGAAGTGGCCAGTGACAATGGCGTGGAAAAGGGGGGGTccggggagggaggtggggaggaagccCCACTCTCAACCTGCAGGAAGCTCGGCCTCCTTCTTAAGTACATTCTGGACAGCTGGAAGAAACACGActcagaagagaaataa
- the SMG9 gene encoding nonsense-mediated mRNA decay factor SMG9, protein MSESGHSQPGLYGIERRRRWKEPGSGGPQNLSGPGGRERDYIAPWERERRDASEETSTSVMQKTPIILSKPPAERSKQPPPPTAPAAPPAPAPLEKPIVLMKPREEGKGPVAVTGASTPEGTAPPPPAAPAPPKGEKEGQRPTQPVYQIQNRGMGTAAPAAMDPVVGQAKLLPPERMKHSIKLVDDQMNWCDSAIEYLLDQTDVLVVGVLGLQGTGKSMVMSLLSANTPEEDQRTYVFRAQSAEMKERGGNQTSGIDFFITQERIVFLDTQPILSPSILDHLINNDRKLPPEYNLPHTYVEMQSLQIAAFLFTVCHVVIVVQDWFTDLSLYRFLQTAEMVKPSTPSPSHESSSSSGSDEGTEYYPHLVFLQNKARREDFCPRKLRQMHLMIDQLMAHSHLRYKGTLSMLQCNVFPGLPPDFLDSEVNLFLVPFMDSEAESENPPRAGPGSSPLFSLLPGYRGHPSFQSLVSKLRSQVMSMARPQLSHTILTEKNWFHYAARIWDGVRKSSALAEYSRLLA, encoded by the exons ATGTCTGAGTCTGGACACAGTCAGCCTGGACTCTATGGGATAGAGCGGCGGCGACGGTGGAAGGAGCCTGGCTCTGGTGGCCCCCAGAATCTCTCTGGGCCTGGTGGTCGGGAAAGGGACTACATTGCACcatgggaaagagagagaagg GATGCCAGCGAAGAGACAAGCACTTCCGTCATGCAGAAAACCCCCATCATCCTCTCAAAACCTCCAGCAGAGCGG TCAAAACAGCCACCACCTCCAACAGCCCCTGCTGCCCCGCCTGCTCCAGCCCCTCTGGAGAAGCCCATCGTTCTCATGAAGCCacgggaggaggggaaggggcctGTGGCCGTGACAGGTGCCTCTACCCCTGAGGGCACCGCCCCACCACCCCCTGCAGCCCCTGCTCCACCcaagggggagaaggaggggcaGAGACCCACACAGCCTGTGTACCAGATCCAGAACCGGGGCATGGGCACTGCCGCACCAGCAGCCATGGACC CTGTCGTGGGTCAGGCCAAACTACTGCCCCCAGAGCGCATGAAGCACAGCATCAAGTTGGTGGATGACCAGATGAATTGGTGTGACAGTGCCATCGAG TACCTGTTGGATCAGACTGATGTGTTGGTGGTTGGTGTCCTGGGCCTCCAGGGGACAGGCAAGTCCATGGTCATGTCATTGTTGTCAGCCAACACTCCAGAGGAGGACCAGAG GACTTATGTTTTCCGGGCCCAGAGTGCTGAAATGAAGGAACGAGGGGGCAACCAGACCAGTGGCATCGACTTCTTTATTACCCAAGAACGGATTGTTTTCCTGGACACACAG CCCATCCTGAGCCCTTCTATCCTAGACCATCTCATCAATAATGACCGCAAACTGCCTCCAGAGTACAACCTTCCCCACACTTACGTTGAGATGCAG TCACTCCAGATTGCTGCCTTCCTTTTCACGGTCTGCCATGTGGTGATTGTTGTCCAGGACTGGTTCACAGACCTCAGTCTCTACAG GTTCCTGCAGACAGCAGAGATGGTGAAGccctccaccccatcccccagCCACGAGTCCAGCAGCTCATCGGGCTCCGATGAAGGCACCGAGTACTACCCCCACCTAG TCTTCTTGCAGAACAAAGCTCGCCGAGAGGACTTTTGTCCTCGGAAGCTGCGGCAGATGCACCTGATGATTGACCAGCTCATGGCCCACTCCCACCTGCGTTACAAGG GGACTCTGTCCATGTTACAATGCAATGTCTTCCCGGGGCTTCCACCTGACTTCCTGGACTCTGAGGTCAACTTATTCCTGGTACCCTTCATGGACAGTGAAGCAGAGAGTGAAAACCCACCAAGAGCAG GACCTGGTTCCAGCCCACTCTTCTCCCTGCTGCCTGGGTATCGTGGCCACCCCAGTTTCCAGTCCTTGGTGAGCAAGCTCCGGAGCCAAGTGATGTCCATGGCCCGGCCACAGCTGTCACACACGATCCTCACCGAGAAGAACTG GTTCCACTACGCTGCCCGGATCTGGGACGGGGTGAGAAAGTCCTCTGCTCTGGCAGAGTACAGCCGCCTGCTGGCCTGA